In Moorena sp. SIOASIH, the following proteins share a genomic window:
- a CDS encoding TIR domain-containing protein yields the protein MKTFFDAFISYGRKDSKAFATKLHQRLTELGFSIWFDQQDIPLGVDFQNQIDDGIEKSHNFLFIIAPHSVKSAYCLKEIQLAVKLNKRIIPLLHVEPKDCWDKMHPIIQKINWVFFQDNTDDFEKSLAGLLQVIHHQSDYVRQHTEILVKALEWSRHHKKTNYLLIGEERQQAQSWLKVRFDDQQPPCVPTDLHCELICESTKNANNLLTHVLICYADQDKPVMQKIAKTLMRQSLTVWTNKTDIQTGTRFQDVINQGIEGADNLVYLISPASVTSDYCQQEITHALDNNKRIIPLLIESTELEGIPPQIRGLQFLDFTTYKDEAKYRIEADKLIKVLHQDERYYSDHKTLLVKAIKWKKQNRNPSILLGGYNLRYYENWLTLNQQRSLHPPLPLHHEFITESSAQITSSSLEVFISYSRADSDFARQLNEALQMQGKSTWFDQESIPPGSDFQQEIYRGIENSDNFLFIISPRSVNSPYCADEVEYAQSLNKRFVTILHHEVAANLLHPALAKIQWIDFRNYRGDFNTNFSELIRTLDTDRDHVHNHTKLSQRCLEWEKNHKTLDLLLRGIEFSIAQNWFMEAERDHKYPPPTPLQKEFFEASKNGIEAAKEAEKQRQAEIIRLQEERTKEAKARLAEQKKRVRQQKFLIVGVIIALVGAVGTLIYQIKQKKEANHNLKLAVINNLLSEAKESLPENHKNPTMALRLAEAAYKIDNQGPQVSQVLNRVYHSAIHNRSFFYYANMGHKRDVTSAVFSPDGSRILTASKDTTAKLWNLKGELIKTLAGHSARVNSAVFSTDGNTIVTTSEDKTAKLWDKEGKLLNTLQRHDCVRNGQCQVNSAVFSPDGQTILTASDDNTATLWNKKGKLINTLRGHKDIVVSAVFSPDGKKIITASRDKTAKLWDKDGNLITTLNQDRGLTSAVFSPDGTKIITTSKDKTAKLWKQNGELIKLLKGHNGWVNSAFFSKDGDKIITASEDGTAKLWDKDGTLIKTLKGHSEPVKKALFSPDGKTIITVSDDDTAKIWDLDGNVIANLIAHQLSVTTAAFSPNGNTIITASDDSTVKLWDITKQRVNSSFTHSAPVNYAVFYPNGEKILIATTEKKPYSWDLSGKLLKQLPYDCDIGKNCAVTAAFSPNGNYGHRLIMDINLHDNYNNIRIFGSSGAKLASFSQDDQQIFTTSNDHTAKLWDFSGSELIEISEYKGHKRVVNSAVLSPNRQQILTASKDKMAKLWNLNGEIITDFKGHKGAVNSAVFSPDGKTILTASADDTIKLWDLNGKLIRTFAGGPGKGHMSDVNSAVFSPDGKTILSASDDKTAKLWHLNGNLILEMKDLTPAAVNSAVFSPDGTKILTASSNGTVSVWEKSEAIYKWLQKANIYQLSPKDREEFGLEHRYSR from the coding sequence ATGAAGACTTTTTTCGATGCCTTCATCTCCTACGGACGAAAAGATAGCAAAGCATTTGCTACCAAACTACACCAACGATTAACCGAACTTGGTTTCAGCATCTGGTTTGACCAACAGGATATTCCTCTGGGTGTAGACTTCCAAAATCAAATTGATGATGGCATTGAAAAATCCCATAACTTCTTGTTTATCATTGCTCCCCATTCAGTAAAATCTGCCTATTGTCTCAAAGAGATTCAACTCGCTGTTAAACTCAACAAACGCATCATCCCTCTACTCCATGTTGAACCTAAGGATTGTTGGGATAAGATGCATCCAATTATCCAAAAAATTAACTGGGTCTTTTTCCAAGATAATACAGATGATTTTGAAAAATCCTTGGCTGGGTTACTCCAGGTAATCCACCATCAAAGTGATTACGTCAGACAACATACAGAAATTTTAGTCAAGGCATTGGAGTGGTCTAGACATCACAAAAAAACTAACTACTTGTTAATTGGAGAAGAGCGACAACAGGCTCAATCTTGGCTAAAGGTTAGGTTTGATGATCAGCAACCTCCTTGTGTTCCTACAGACCTACACTGTGAGTTGATTTGTGAAAGCACCAAGAATGCCAATAACCTTCTGACCCACGTGTTGATCTGCTACGCCGATCAAGATAAGCCGGTGATGCAGAAAATTGCTAAAACTTTAATGCGGCAAAGTTTAACGGTTTGGACGAATAAGACCGATATTCAAACCGGTACCCGATTCCAAGACGTAATCAATCAAGGGATTGAGGGAGCTGATAACCTGGTCTACTTAATTTCACCTGCTTCCGTGACATCAGACTATTGTCAGCAAGAAATCACCCACGCCTTGGACAACAACAAACGAATTATTCCCCTCTTGATTGAATCCACAGAACTAGAGGGCATTCCTCCCCAGATCAGAGGGCTACAATTTCTGGATTTTACTACCTATAAGGATGAAGCAAAATACCGCATTGAGGCTGACAAACTGATTAAGGTATTGCATCAGGATGAGCGCTACTACTCAGACCATAAGACCTTATTAGTAAAAGCGATTAAATGGAAAAAACAAAATCGTAATCCCAGTATTTTACTGGGGGGATACAATTTGCGATATTATGAAAATTGGCTCACTCTTAATCAGCAACGTAGCCTTCATCCTCCCCTACCCCTTCATCACGAATTTATTACTGAAAGTAGCGCTCAAATTACCTCATCCTCTTTAGAGGTGTTTATCTCCTATTCCCGAGCAGATTCCGATTTTGCCCGTCAGTTAAACGAGGCACTCCAGATGCAGGGAAAAAGCACTTGGTTTGACCAAGAAAGCATTCCTCCAGGAAGTGATTTTCAGCAGGAAATCTATCGGGGTATTGAAAATTCTGACAACTTTTTATTTATTATTTCCCCTCGCTCAGTGAATTCACCCTATTGTGCAGATGAGGTGGAATACGCCCAGAGTTTAAATAAACGGTTTGTGACCATATTACATCACGAAGTAGCAGCAAACCTGTTACATCCCGCATTAGCTAAGATACAGTGGATAGACTTTAGAAATTATCGGGGAGATTTTAATACCAATTTCAGTGAATTGATCAGAACCCTAGATACTGACCGAGACCATGTCCATAACCACACCAAGTTGTCTCAGCGCTGCTTGGAATGGGAAAAAAACCACAAAACTCTTGACTTGCTGTTGCGGGGGATTGAGTTTTCCATTGCCCAAAACTGGTTTATGGAAGCTGAGCGAGATCATAAATATCCTCCCCCAACTCCTTTACAGAAGGAATTTTTTGAAGCCAGTAAAAACGGGATTGAAGCGGCAAAAGAAGCCGAAAAACAGCGACAAGCAGAAATTATAAGGTTGCAGGAGGAACGTACAAAGGAAGCGAAAGCAAGACTAGCAGAACAGAAGAAAAGAGTTAGACAACAAAAATTCTTGATTGTCGGAGTCATTATAGCATTGGTAGGGGCTGTTGGCACTCTTATCTATCAAATTAAACAAAAGAAGGAGGCTAACCATAACCTTAAACTTGCTGTAATAAACAATCTTCTCTCAGAAGCAAAGGAGTCTTTACCCGAAAACCATAAAAACCCTACTATGGCTTTACGCCTTGCCGAGGCGGCTTATAAGATTGACAATCAAGGGCCTCAGGTTTCACAAGTACTGAATAGAGTCTACCATTCAGCAATTCATAACCGCTCCTTTTTTTACTATGCCAATATGGGACATAAAAGGGATGTGACTAGTGCAGTCTTCTCGCCGGATGGTAGTAGAATTCTCACCGCTTCAAAGGATACCACAGCAAAATTGTGGAATCTCAAGGGGGAGCTAATCAAGACCTTAGCCGGACATTCTGCTAGGGTTAATTCTGCTGTATTTTCGACCGATGGCAACACAATAGTGACTACCTCAGAGGATAAAACAGCTAAGTTGTGGGATAAGGAAGGCAAATTGCTCAATACCTTACAAAGGCATGATTGCGTCCGCAATGGTCAGTGCCAGGTTAATTCTGCCGTCTTTTCCCCAGATGGTCAGACAATTCTCACCGCTTCTGATGATAATACGGCTACATTATGGAATAAAAAAGGAAAACTAATTAATACCTTGAGGGGGCACAAAGATATCGTCGTCTCTGCGGTCTTTTCTCCTGATGGTAAGAAAATTATCACCGCTTCACGGGACAAAACTGCCAAATTATGGGATAAGGATGGGAATTTGATCACAACTTTAAATCAGGATAGGGGTCTTACCTCTGCGGTATTTTCTCCAGACGGAACTAAAATTATCACTACTAGTAAAGATAAGACAGCTAAGTTGTGGAAACAAAATGGCGAGCTGATCAAACTATTGAAGGGACATAACGGTTGGGTTAATTCAGCTTTCTTTTCCAAAGACGGTGATAAAATTATTACCGCCTCTGAAGATGGCACTGCTAAGTTATGGGATAAGGATGGAACATTAATTAAAACCTTGAAGGGACATTCAGAGCCAGTAAAAAAAGCCTTGTTTTCCCCAGACGGTAAGACTATTATTACCGTTAGTGATGATGATACTGCCAAAATTTGGGATTTGGATGGAAATGTTATCGCTAATTTAATCGCTCATCAATTATCGGTTACCACTGCAGCGTTTTCTCCCAATGGAAACACAATAATCACTGCCTCTGATGACTCGACAGTCAAGTTATGGGATATCACCAAACAACGAGTTAATTCTAGTTTTACACATTCAGCACCTGTGAATTATGCTGTGTTTTATCCTAACGGCGAAAAAATCTTGATAGCCACTACCGAGAAAAAGCCTTATTCATGGGATCTGAGCGGAAAATTGCTCAAGCAACTTCCTTATGACTGTGATATCGGGAAGAACTGTGCTGTAACAGCAGCTTTCTCCCCTAATGGTAACTATGGCCATCGCCTGATCATGGATATTAATTTACATGATAACTATAATAACATAAGGATATTCGGTAGCAGTGGTGCTAAATTGGCCAGCTTTTCCCAAGATGACCAGCAAATTTTCACTACCTCTAACGATCACACTGCCAAGTTATGGGATTTTAGTGGCAGTGAACTTATAGAAATCTCAGAATACAAAGGACACAAGAGGGTAGTTAATTCCGCTGTGCTATCTCCTAACCGCCAGCAAATCCTTACGGCTTCTAAGGATAAAATGGCGAAGTTGTGGAACTTGAACGGAGAAATAATTACTGATTTTAAAGGACATAAAGGTGCTGTTAATTCCGCCGTCTTTTCCCCTGATGGTAAAACAATTCTCACTGCTTCAGCAGATGACACCATAAAACTGTGGGATTTGAATGGAAAGCTGATCCGAACCTTTGCAGGAGGCCCCGGTAAAGGACATATGTCCGATGTTAATTCAGCGGTGTTTTCTCCCGATGGTAAAACAATTCTCTCTGCTTCTGATGATAAAACTGCCAAGTTGTGGCATTTAAACGGTAACTTAATCCTGGAGATGAAAGACCTTACTCCTGCTGCTGTGAACTCTGCCGTGTTTTCTCCCGATGGCACCAAAATCCTCACTGCTTCAAGCAATGGCACTGTCAGCGTGTGGGAGAAGTCGGAGGCTATATATAAGTGGTTGCAAAAAGCTAACATTTATCAGCTGTCACCAAAAGATCGGGAGGAATTTGGTTTAGAGCACAGGTATTCTAGATAA
- a CDS encoding DUF4231 domain-containing protein has product MVKKRSYQEKFKEEMGGLIDGIDLSDLQKRFIKARWLDQVLWLDKRANQCRNRYYTLRLLTIIGGVIVPALVGINSSNGQIRVALGWTAFAMSQIVAISAALEELFQSGKHYTQYRNSAEAMKIEGWQFLQLSGPYQRLENHTQAFSQFSSRVEALIKKDVEGYISEVQQEQKHAREETEFPSQNPTQNPTQNPGMAESQLNEQLQQAAIR; this is encoded by the coding sequence ATGGTAAAAAAACGGTCTTATCAGGAAAAATTTAAAGAAGAGATGGGTGGGTTGATTGATGGGATTGATCTATCGGATTTGCAGAAGCGGTTTATCAAAGCTCGCTGGCTCGACCAAGTGTTGTGGTTAGACAAGCGAGCAAATCAGTGTCGCAACCGCTATTATACCCTGCGACTGTTGACCATTATCGGAGGGGTAATTGTTCCCGCTTTAGTCGGTATCAACAGCAGCAACGGTCAAATCAGAGTAGCTCTGGGTTGGACTGCCTTTGCAATGAGTCAGATAGTGGCAATTAGCGCCGCTTTAGAAGAGCTATTTCAATCTGGCAAACACTACACTCAGTATCGCAACAGCGCAGAAGCCATGAAGATAGAAGGCTGGCAATTTCTTCAGTTAAGTGGACCTTACCAACGTCTAGAAAACCACACCCAGGCATTTAGCCAGTTTTCCTCCCGTGTCGAGGCGCTGATTAAAAAAGATGTAGAAGGATACATCAGCGAGGTTCAGCAAGAGCAGAAACATGCCAGGGAGGAAACAGAGTTCCCATCTCAAAATCCAACTCAAAACCCAACTCAAAACCCAGGTATGGCTGAGTCACAACTCAACGAACAATTACAACAGGCAGCGATTCGATAA
- a CDS encoding D-Ala-D-Ala carboxypeptidase family metallohydrolase: MSRKTWYVFCDHVEIEGSEPDNTPKDQQQSNLIKINSDQTAPIQLPGYNKTFYLSEAIITGGHFSWAEATKNGTRIPTDKSIVEGILKIAEVMEEVREYFGNRPIVVNSWYRDPVTNRKVGGATRSRHLSGDAVDFVVEGISPMSVNKRLDSWWGSRGGLASGSCFTHIDARGHRVRWRYGF, encoded by the coding sequence TTGTCAAGAAAAACCTGGTACGTCTTCTGTGACCATGTTGAAATTGAAGGGAGTGAACCCGATAACACACCTAAGGATCAACAACAATCTAACTTAATTAAGATTAACTCTGACCAGACTGCTCCAATTCAGTTGCCTGGATATAACAAAACGTTTTATCTATCGGAGGCAATTATCACTGGTGGTCACTTTAGTTGGGCAGAGGCCACTAAAAATGGTACCCGCATTCCTACGGACAAAAGTATTGTGGAGGGCATTCTCAAAATTGCTGAGGTGATGGAGGAAGTTAGGGAATACTTTGGCAATCGCCCCATCGTAGTTAACTCTTGGTATCGCGACCCAGTAACCAATCGCAAAGTTGGTGGTGCTACACGCTCCCGTCATCTTTCTGGGGATGCTGTGGATTTTGTGGTTGAGGGGATATCGCCAATGTCGGTGAATAAACGCCTAGATTCCTGGTGGGGTTCCCGAGGTGGTCTAGCCAGTGGGAGTTGTTTCACCCATATTGATGCCCGAGGCCATCGGGTAAGGTGGAGGTATGGTTTTTGA
- a CDS encoding DUF4231 domain-containing protein, translated as MLKKRSYREKFKEEIGGLIDAIDLSDLQKRFIKARWLDQVLWLDKRANQCRNHYYALRMLTIIGGVIVPALVGINSSDGKIRVALGWTAFGLSQVVAISAAVEELFQYGKHYTQYRNTAEAMKIEGWQFLQLSGPYRRVENHTQAFTQFSSRVEVLIRKDVEGYISELEHDQEQAREQTELILSQNITQNPGQNLTPNLGMAQSQLNEQLQQPRIREATQFPNDYPLRGGNPGNPFPQEFDPTHTFNAPANPSANDIPRIWQEEDGDEFVHPSQIEGNRFKTSSNGGTPSIVLDEFVNPSQIEGNRFKTSSNGGTPSIVLLDDLTTSASNNTPMVWQEEDEDELTQPNQLEQLESTPLTENNNHDLTPPTQDSQNSVPCPPESDFVSPEVVADILKCPLKDVQTYLPDVLAGLEEKKILDKLTLIAAIATIGVETGGFRPIDEYGDSKYFTKMYEGRKDLGNTQPGDGARYHGRGFIQITGRANYRDYGQKIGLGSTLEKNPELALNPKIAAQILACYFYDRKVYQAARDGDWRKVRRLVNGGYNGWEQFYTFVQRAEQML; from the coding sequence ATGTTAAAAAAACGGTCTTATCGGGAAAAATTTAAAGAAGAGATAGGTGGGTTGATTGATGCGATTGATCTATCGGATTTGCAGAAGCGGTTTATTAAAGCTCGCTGGCTCGACCAAGTTTTGTGGTTAGACAAGCGAGCAAATCAGTGTCGCAACCACTATTATGCCCTGCGAATGCTCACCATTATCGGAGGCGTAATTGTTCCCGCTTTAGTCGGTATCAACAGCAGCGACGGTAAAATCAGAGTAGCCTTGGGTTGGACTGCCTTTGGACTGAGTCAGGTAGTGGCAATTAGCGCCGCTGTAGAGGAGCTATTTCAATATGGGAAACACTACACTCAGTATCGCAACACCGCAGAAGCCATGAAGATAGAAGGCTGGCAATTTCTTCAGTTAAGTGGACCTTACCGACGTGTAGAAAACCACACCCAGGCATTTACCCAGTTTTCCTCCCGTGTAGAGGTGCTGATCAGGAAAGATGTAGAAGGATACATCAGCGAGCTTGAGCACGACCAGGAACAGGCCAGGGAGCAAACAGAGTTAATCCTATCTCAAAACATAACTCAAAACCCAGGTCAAAACCTAACTCCAAACCTAGGTATGGCTCAGTCACAACTCAACGAACAATTACAACAGCCACGGATTCGAGAAGCCACCCAATTCCCAAATGATTACCCCCTCAGAGGGGGTAATCCTGGTAATCCCTTTCCTCAGGAATTTGACCCAACCCATACCTTTAATGCTCCAGCAAACCCCTCTGCTAACGATATTCCAAGAATCTGGCAGGAAGAAGACGGGGATGAGTTCGTTCATCCTAGCCAAATTGAAGGCAATCGTTTCAAAACCAGCAGTAATGGCGGAACTCCCTCCATCGTCTTAGATGAGTTCGTTAATCCTAGCCAAATCGAAGGCAATCGTTTCAAAACCAGCAGTAATGGCGGAACTCCCTCCATCGTCTTATTGGATGATTTAACTACCTCAGCCTCAAACAACACTCCTATGGTTTGGCAAGAAGAGGATGAGGATGAGTTGACTCAACCCAACCAACTCGAACAACTCGAAAGCACTCCCTTAACGGAAAACAACAACCATGACCTGACTCCTCCAACTCAGGACTCTCAGAATTCAGTCCCCTGTCCTCCCGAATCGGATTTTGTAAGCCCTGAGGTAGTCGCGGATATTCTCAAGTGTCCCCTCAAAGATGTCCAGACTTATCTACCAGACGTGCTAGCTGGTCTTGAGGAAAAGAAGATTTTAGACAAGCTAACCTTGATTGCTGCGATCGCTACTATCGGTGTCGAAACCGGTGGTTTCCGTCCTATCGATGAATACGGTGATTCCAAATACTTCACCAAAATGTACGAAGGTCGCAAAGACTTGGGCAATACCCAACCAGGAGATGGAGCCCGCTATCATGGGCGCGGCTTTATTCAAATTACCGGTCGGGCTAACTACAGGGACTACGGCCAAAAAATTGGTCTAGGCAGCACCTTAGAAAAGAATCCGGAACTTGCCCTCAATCCCAAAATTGCTGCTCAAATCTTAGCCTGCTATTTCTATGACCGCAAGGTGTATCAAGCAGCCAGAGATGGAGACTGGCGCAAAGTCCGCAGGCTAGTCAATGGAGGCTACAACGGTTGGGAACAGTTCTACACCTTTGTCCAACGAGCTGAGCAAATGCTTTAA